A region from the Methanofollis liminatans DSM 4140 genome encodes:
- a CDS encoding ABC transporter permease: MKLLDFLSYAAGQVTRKRMRAVLTIIGIAVGIAAVIGTVSLGEGIRAQAIGAIEAQSDLTLVEVSAGGGGGAMHLVTGARAQAIAGLPGVDAAAPLVRDSFASERQTYLAVTGLGAEGFSAVLSPSYAQGRGFSPGTNEVVLGADIWDTLRRYEGVRLGEPVTVLVRAYADTGSPEDRKIVLVPVGVLRERGDAFDTAVVGDISFIGAVREREGHYDGLLVRASMPAAVFPLVDRIESLGLSATGSFEEIESVNRLMDMVVVVLAFFAAVSLVVGALMIMTTMVTSVYERRHEIGIAMAVGASQREVLTLILLECAVIGLIGGILGDALGIAFAWLIDAVGKPFIVAALGEGFAGISTTGITLVTPLLLVFGVVAAVGLSVLSGLYPARIAARQDPVEAIRSRR; encoded by the coding sequence GTGAAACTCCTCGACTTCCTCTCCTATGCCGCCGGACAGGTGACCAGAAAGCGGATGCGGGCCGTCCTGACCATCATCGGGATCGCCGTCGGGATCGCCGCTGTCATCGGGACCGTCTCCCTCGGCGAGGGGATCAGGGCGCAGGCGATCGGGGCGATCGAGGCTCAGTCAGACCTCACCCTCGTCGAGGTCTCTGCAGGTGGAGGGGGCGGGGCGATGCACCTCGTCACCGGGGCCCGCGCCCAGGCGATCGCAGGGTTGCCGGGCGTCGACGCTGCCGCGCCCCTGGTGAGGGACAGTTTCGCCTCAGAGAGGCAGACCTACCTGGCGGTGACCGGCCTCGGTGCAGAGGGCTTCTCCGCCGTCCTTTCGCCCTCATATGCGCAGGGGCGGGGATTCTCTCCCGGGACGAATGAGGTCGTGCTGGGCGCCGATATCTGGGACACCCTCAGGCGTTACGAGGGGGTGCGCCTCGGCGAACCGGTGACGGTGCTGGTGCGGGCGTACGCCGACACCGGTTCTCCTGAGGACAGGAAGATCGTCCTGGTGCCGGTCGGGGTGCTGCGGGAGCGCGGCGACGCCTTTGACACGGCAGTCGTCGGCGATATCTCGTTCATCGGTGCGGTGCGGGAGCGTGAGGGGCACTATGACGGCCTCCTGGTCAGGGCGTCGATGCCTGCCGCCGTCTTCCCCCTCGTCGACCGGATCGAGAGCCTCGGCCTCTCGGCGACCGGTTCGTTCGAGGAGATCGAGTCGGTGAACCGCCTGATGGATATGGTCGTCGTCGTGCTCGCCTTTTTTGCGGCGGTCTCCCTGGTCGTCGGGGCCCTGATGATCATGACCACGATGGTCACCTCGGTCTACGAGCGGCGGCACGAGATCGGGATCGCCATGGCGGTCGGCGCCTCGCAGCGCGAGGTGCTCACCCTGATCCTCCTGGAGTGCGCGGTGATCGGGCTCATCGGCGGCATCCTGGGCGACGCCCTCGGGATCGCCTTTGCATGGTTGATCGACGCCGTCGGCAAACCCTTCATCGTCGCCGCCCTGGGCGAGGGTTTTGCCGGTATCTCGACGACCGGCATCACGCTGGTGACCCCTCTCCTCCTCGTCTTCGGGGTCGTGGCGGCGGTCGGACTCTCTGTGCTCTCCGGGCTCTACCCGGCGCGGATTGCCGCACGGCAGGACCCGGTGGAGGCGATCCGGTCGCGGAGGTGA
- a CDS encoding DUF3344 domain-containing protein, which translates to MLLCLALIPATVSADGIDLVTVGSGTVSGGLWSDPGVMWNTSWPSTGGVEVTKAYAMPAYDDLEWARLYLAVYIGSTSEAKQTTIEVSIDGDGDGTFDTLALESLNSTDIGVTPGKPHITRESSNYVLWYDVKESISAQNPAVLVNTTGSFDGRVKAACLVAAYNDGDADRVYYRVNAGHFTGQGSTDFDLSDLPAGFADADLTNLYLASTEATEYTFNGDTIVAYDSDKVIYSGYNSFDVNASLVSGVNTFGWPGAGSYYRSVLALLSVKAQPADIEITAITPNAKEIFANEPNTIAATVKNNGTAASGAFSVSFSINGAVQNVSVPDLAAGNTTTVSVVDPAIRALGDAVTIVVTTDASPANNLTLTKSVVYNGYKGKRYTGGDDITGLTNFTVTGGLVYSTGDSAYLGGSSGWTTYTANWTAADLSLPANATVEAAYLCAFYTYDKNQVMPENVSLSFNGVGVPYLAYYTDQKLYGTYNFPSGMVVYNVTDSFDLSGNSVTVTNLGTGASSFNGMTLFVVYEDPAATQKQILFNAGYDILSGKATYAASPEEATAYAPFAYHPLLGVNLSAARLITVAPAASAEGTLLFGNQIWTPAWNYSGVSNIGIDERDVTAYLNATPVAAFRSDNDYFDAACAVLVLEYGDPIVPPTPTPTPDNTGGGDDAGTIAAAGALSTGATASFSYSGTVSRVMVTVSRPTAGIMLAVTENGEIPVDGPSGAVYRYLETDLSYTTDDGIDEAVFEFSVPLSWLADQGLTVRDIVLMRYHNGVWTALPTELIGESGNEARYRATSPGFSYFAIVTEKNGASVAGESLGETPAVTVAPEQTPAATTPSTLAATTAPAATGTTSVQATTPQASPLLGILPFAALGVFLLMRRK; encoded by the coding sequence TTGCTGCTCTGCCTCGCCCTGATACCGGCGACGGTCAGCGCCGACGGGATCGATCTGGTCACGGTGGGATCGGGCACAGTCTCAGGCGGACTCTGGAGCGATCCCGGCGTCATGTGGAACACATCGTGGCCATCGACCGGCGGCGTCGAGGTGACGAAGGCGTATGCCATGCCGGCATACGACGATCTCGAATGGGCGCGCCTCTACCTGGCCGTGTATATCGGGAGCACTTCGGAGGCAAAGCAGACCACCATCGAGGTCTCCATCGACGGCGACGGGGACGGCACCTTCGACACGCTTGCCCTGGAGTCCCTGAACTCGACCGATATCGGCGTTACTCCGGGCAAACCGCACATCACGCGGGAAAGCAGCAACTACGTCCTCTGGTACGATGTGAAAGAGTCAATCTCTGCACAGAACCCCGCGGTGCTTGTCAACACGACCGGCTCGTTTGACGGGCGGGTGAAGGCCGCCTGCCTGGTGGCGGCGTACAATGACGGCGATGCCGACCGGGTCTATTACCGGGTGAACGCGGGCCATTTCACCGGTCAGGGCAGCACCGACTTCGACCTCTCTGATCTCCCGGCGGGCTTTGCGGACGCGGACCTGACCAACCTCTACCTGGCGAGCACCGAGGCCACGGAGTACACCTTCAACGGCGATACAATCGTCGCCTACGATTCTGACAAGGTCATCTACAGCGGATACAACAGTTTTGACGTGAACGCAAGCCTCGTATCGGGCGTTAACACCTTTGGGTGGCCCGGTGCCGGATCCTACTACCGCTCTGTCCTCGCCCTCCTCTCGGTGAAGGCGCAGCCGGCCGATATCGAGATCACCGCCATCACGCCGAACGCAAAGGAAATCTTTGCGAACGAGCCCAACACGATCGCGGCGACGGTGAAGAACAACGGGACCGCCGCCTCAGGCGCCTTTTCAGTCTCGTTCTCGATCAACGGCGCCGTGCAGAACGTGAGCGTTCCCGATCTCGCCGCCGGGAACACGACGACGGTCTCGGTCGTCGATCCGGCGATCCGCGCCCTCGGCGACGCTGTGACGATCGTCGTCACCACGGACGCCTCCCCTGCGAACAACCTCACGCTCACGAAGAGCGTGGTGTACAACGGTTACAAGGGCAAGCGTTACACCGGCGGCGACGACATCACCGGACTGACGAACTTCACGGTGACCGGCGGCCTCGTGTACTCCACCGGCGACTCGGCGTACCTCGGCGGTTCGTCGGGCTGGACGACCTACACGGCGAACTGGACCGCCGCCGACCTCTCCCTCCCGGCCAATGCGACGGTCGAGGCGGCGTACCTCTGTGCCTTCTACACCTATGACAAGAATCAGGTGATGCCCGAAAACGTCAGTCTCTCCTTCAACGGGGTAGGGGTGCCTTACCTCGCCTATTACACCGACCAGAAGCTCTATGGAACGTACAACTTCCCCTCGGGCATGGTCGTCTACAACGTCACCGATTCCTTCGATCTATCCGGTAACTCCGTTACCGTCACGAACCTCGGAACCGGCGCCTCCTCGTTCAACGGGATGACACTCTTCGTCGTCTACGAGGATCCCGCGGCGACCCAGAAGCAGATCCTCTTCAACGCCGGCTATGACATCCTCTCGGGCAAGGCCACGTATGCCGCCTCGCCCGAGGAGGCGACGGCCTATGCACCCTTCGCCTATCACCCGCTCCTGGGCGTGAACCTCTCTGCCGCCCGTCTGATCACGGTCGCCCCGGCGGCGAGTGCCGAAGGCACGCTCCTCTTCGGGAACCAGATCTGGACGCCGGCCTGGAATTATTCCGGCGTCTCGAACATCGGCATTGACGAACGCGACGTGACCGCATATCTCAATGCAACCCCGGTCGCCGCCTTCAGGAGCGACAACGACTACTTCGATGCGGCGTGCGCCGTCCTTGTCCTTGAGTACGGCGATCCAATCGTCCCGCCGACACCCACGCCGACCCCCGACAACACTGGAGGGGGCGACGACGCCGGGACGATCGCCGCGGCCGGCGCTCTCTCGACTGGCGCGACCGCCTCTTTCTCCTATTCAGGAACGGTCTCGAGGGTGATGGTCACCGTCTCCAGGCCGACTGCCGGGATCATGCTTGCAGTCACTGAAAACGGGGAGATCCCGGTCGACGGACCTTCGGGTGCGGTCTACCGCTACCTGGAGACAGACCTCTCCTATACGACCGACGACGGGATCGATGAGGCGGTCTTCGAGTTCTCGGTGCCCCTCTCATGGCTGGCCGATCAGGGCCTGACGGTCCGCGACATCGTGCTGATGCGCTATCATAACGGTGTCTGGACTGCCCTGCCGACCGAACTGATCGGCGAGAGCGGGAACGAGGCGCGTTATCGCGCCACCTCTCCTGGGTTCTCGTACTTTGCCATCGTGACCGAGAAGAACGGCGCCTCTGTTGCGGGTGAATCTTTGGGTGAGACCCCGGCCGTCACCGTCGCACCTGAGCAGACGCCTGCGGCGACGACGCCCTCGACCCTCGCCGCCACGACCGCTCCGGCCGCGACCGGCACAACCTCTGTCCAGGCCACCACCCCACAGGCGTCTCCTCTCCTCGGGATACTTCCGTTTGCCGCTCTGGGGGTCTTCCTGCTGATGAGGAGAAAATAA
- a CDS encoding DUF3344 domain-containing protein, with protein MRSCSPALLVLLLLLAAPAAATYAGDRPLTPVYAGTLHGGYLYSQGNSTYSGTLEPGETYAVRFDALLPDGAAVEFGRLYLYWSWSKQGQEAVYPSIAVSIDGAPVESAARYVDTKGFVSKNDFFSGLDAFDAGVSGAEPFTLTATNTAAGNATFVLQGAALLLVYTDAGATETMFQVLEGADLLYAAYGITPEMATGRMIFDRPIDTARVASAELFIAAPSGGYTSTEVPEKNALSFNRGGESGLPSFIQAILDIIFPTANGKTWTDVLDADEARQVGTDRRDVTVWLRPAGNLAELTDNGDYLLLSNAVLEVRYSS; from the coding sequence ATGCGTTCCTGTAGCCCGGCCCTCCTGGTGCTCCTTCTCCTGCTTGCGGCGCCGGCCGCCGCCACCTATGCGGGGGACCGACCTCTCACCCCTGTCTATGCGGGCACCCTGCATGGGGGCTATCTCTACTCCCAGGGGAACAGCACCTATTCAGGCACTCTTGAACCCGGAGAGACCTATGCCGTCAGGTTCGATGCCCTCCTCCCCGACGGCGCCGCGGTCGAGTTTGGCCGCCTCTATCTCTACTGGTCGTGGAGCAAACAGGGGCAAGAGGCCGTTTACCCCTCGATCGCCGTCTCGATCGATGGCGCACCCGTCGAATCTGCGGCCCGCTATGTCGATACCAAGGGCTTTGTCTCGAAAAACGACTTTTTCTCCGGTTTAGACGCCTTCGATGCCGGCGTGTCCGGCGCAGAGCCGTTCACGCTCACCGCGACGAACACCGCCGCCGGCAATGCCACCTTTGTGCTCCAGGGCGCCGCCCTCCTCCTCGTCTACACGGACGCAGGCGCGACCGAGACGATGTTCCAGGTGCTGGAGGGCGCCGATCTGCTCTATGCCGCCTATGGCATCACCCCGGAGATGGCGACCGGCAGAATGATCTTTGACAGACCCATCGACACGGCCCGCGTCGCCTCGGCCGAACTCTTCATCGCGGCCCCTTCGGGTGGGTATACCTCCACGGAAGTCCCGGAGAAAAACGCGCTTTCTTTCAATAGGGGTGGCGAGTCCGGCCTCCCGTCCTTTATCCAGGCGATCCTCGATATCATCTTTCCCACAGCCAACGGGAAGACCTGGACCGATGTGCTGGACGCCGACGAGGCGAGGCAGGTGGGGACCGACCGCCGGGATGTGACGGTATGGCTCCGCCCCGCGGGCAATCTCGCCGAACTCACCGACAACGGCGACTACCTGCTCCTCTCCAATGCGGTCCTGGAGGTGAGGTACTCATCATGA
- a CDS encoding DUF3344 domain-containing protein → MCYAGCRPFIFFMVFCAVMVPTAAAHYDFEGIPLDSVAEGEIYGDVFMYGSYGLANPPVTVTFPLNSSPSYARAFCGVWGGNEMYTGWAEISVNGHTPQRILLGGKGDSGEEVYASGHGVYWVAVEVADLLVAGENTITITTSRGEEGNRLDGRVYAAGVVAAVEDRTRPLTRYVIAEGNENLHGEGWAGTLQTRKDSASVAFGSVGDRIDSALLTLLLLATQSGQPDYVVFNGHDLGVGDDIGDERSFNADGGAGTPTRYTDAETFDVTSYLGGDNLLTFERGRDTDGDGSISTTGSDPEGEDYIHPVCAVLVLRPQSSVAAPDISLQDLTVSGAYAGETARLSVRIDNRGTRPSAMTVTWTVDGTPVATDRLAPAGSGMQTATAEWPAVEGAHEIGVRVDAPGDRNAGDNALSRTVTVGSLPDIVVSVGAPVRSGDTPAPTASPLPLTAALVAMGIGALAAGRSRRSAAAFIMVALVLAACAIAPACAAGSLADYTLPVTVSNTGGSDAAPFSVSVFIDGEKATVIPFDGGLGAGAVKRHDVPIQAAEGTHTLRVVALVPQGEKDQNPADNIREGEYAFL, encoded by the coding sequence ATGTGTTATGCAGGGTGCCGCCCCTTCATATTCTTCATGGTGTTCTGCGCCGTCATGGTCCCGACCGCCGCGGCCCACTATGATTTCGAGGGAATCCCTCTGGACAGTGTGGCAGAAGGAGAGATCTATGGCGACGTGTTCATGTACGGTTCGTATGGTCTCGCCAATCCTCCTGTCACGGTTACATTCCCCCTGAACTCCTCCCCGTCGTACGCGCGCGCCTTCTGCGGGGTCTGGGGAGGCAATGAGATGTACACCGGGTGGGCTGAGATCTCGGTGAACGGCCATACCCCGCAACGTATCCTCCTCGGAGGAAAAGGCGATTCGGGGGAGGAAGTCTATGCATCAGGGCACGGGGTCTACTGGGTCGCCGTCGAGGTCGCCGATCTCCTCGTTGCCGGCGAGAATACCATCACCATAACGACGTCCCGGGGGGAGGAAGGGAACAGGCTGGACGGTCGGGTCTATGCCGCCGGCGTGGTTGCGGCGGTGGAGGACCGGACGCGGCCCCTCACGCGCTACGTGATCGCCGAAGGAAATGAGAACCTCCACGGCGAAGGATGGGCCGGCACCCTCCAGACCAGAAAAGATTCGGCCTCTGTTGCGTTCGGCAGCGTCGGGGATCGCATAGACAGTGCGCTCCTCACGCTCCTTCTTCTGGCGACCCAGAGCGGCCAGCCCGATTATGTCGTCTTCAACGGCCACGACCTCGGCGTCGGCGACGATATCGGCGACGAACGCTCTTTCAACGCCGACGGCGGCGCAGGCACGCCGACCCGCTATACCGATGCCGAGACCTTCGATGTGACGTCGTATCTGGGCGGCGACAACCTGCTCACCTTCGAGCGTGGCCGGGACACCGACGGCGACGGCTCGATCTCGACGACCGGATCCGATCCAGAGGGCGAGGATTATATCCACCCGGTCTGTGCCGTCCTCGTGCTTCGCCCCCAAAGCAGCGTCGCCGCACCCGATATCTCCCTTCAGGATCTCACGGTGAGCGGTGCCTATGCCGGCGAGACCGCCCGTCTCTCGGTTCGGATCGATAACCGCGGCACCAGGCCGTCGGCGATGACCGTCACCTGGACCGTCGACGGCACGCCCGTGGCGACAGACCGCCTCGCCCCCGCAGGGAGCGGCATGCAGACCGCCACCGCCGAATGGCCCGCGGTCGAAGGTGCCCACGAGATCGGCGTCCGGGTGGACGCGCCCGGTGACCGGAATGCCGGAGACAATGCCCTGAGCCGGACGGTCACCGTGGGATCGCTCCCTGACATCGTCGTCTCTGTCGGGGCCCCGGTGCGGTCGGGTGATACGCCTGCCCCGACCGCATCGCCGCTCCCCCTGACCGCCGCCCTTGTGGCGATGGGCATCGGCGCCCTTGCCGCAGGTCGATCGAGACGTTCGGCTGCTGCCTTCATCATGGTCGCCCTGGTCCTTGCCGCCTGTGCCATCGCCCCGGCATGCGCTGCAGGCAGCCTTGCCGACTATACCCTCCCGGTGACCGTCAGCAACACCGGCGGCAGCGATGCCGCACCGTTCTCGGTTTCTGTCTTCATAGACGGGGAGAAGGCGACGGTGATCCCCTTTGACGGCGGACTGGGAGCAGGAGCGGTGAAGCGCCATGACGTCCCCATACAGGCAGCGGAGGGGACGCACACCCTCCGCGTCGTCGCATTGGTCCCCCAGGGCGAGAAGGACCAGAACCCGGCCGACAATATCCGGGAGGGAGAATATGCGTTCCTGTAG
- a CDS encoding DUF3344 domain-containing protein has product MHGMNVNTGRIWLVLLALLLLPAAVSADEYIGGIPLSTVESGTVSGGVFIDAYPGFATDATKTFTLPAGATVRWAQLYVVVYCGNMRENYDGKVTVAVDGGGAGKREYTENLNLPYSFPGEGGTGPVALNDHCNRVTSDYLMWYDVASLLSSGTLKVHARTTKVSPSFDGRIKAIVLVAAYDDGDGDTVCYRVNAGHDTDSYEADDAGKSYVGETEFSTSELEDGFETASLSVLYLASADAEYRFNGDSLDGSKPSGAYFGKNTWEVGDSLQPGQDAALTYDRLDTETFYKVFCAVFSVRYPEEEAGSIAVSSSPAGATVYIDDEESGVTNTTITGVAVGDHQVRVEKEGYKTQDERTVAAKKGSTTEVSFALAPLTGSISVASEPHGAAILLDGSNTGKTTDVVIENVPVGSHTITLTLSGYGAYSAEVVVEEGSVAEVQAVLAPGGSSSDSSDGKEDAGGSGYAGGSLSVVRHVSINGNLSITSVSNYSGLMAAGDTCRAVMDPGLPAGATVREARLYLFSTWGHDEGQRIGSEAQIALLVNGTQVQAGTRYGDRKGEGPYDYPVETLVYDVTSRVGRGNLTVTAANAGTGRTTFALYGSCLVLAYEAPDAPAREYWIAEGSDVVLAEESEAATTALFPDIPDPAGISGALFTVMGTAATGEEGQANAVGFNGGEWRNVLRGGSSEISAAALDVLPYLMGGDNTAAIRSVPEGGKGDYIENRLAILVITHSVDADPVSSVRAGETVAAEAGTAKTTTLQESVREETPEANTISSGSWFSSLWSWILSLFGIHSAADPGVPIADAFSTSEENPGAPVTTPTPIQPGDLLVVSEPDGALISLDGVYTGRTTPFVFSSLQPGDYAVGLEHENHAPFEATVVMREDTTISVDLSGGTHTLSPGLFETPGDETGSIYVTSKPDGATIVLDGRTLSYTTPQVICGLKPGLHTVKIKNGNGNFPIDSMKCYVTAGAVTPVSFVQDQVMVRSVTVTSESFKDLEFSMNGMRLNTRIPKRVDVPGISSFAAIRNATGYYSFMISDFLDDGEECNLGEPAPATAGVLVRSDPAGAAIFIDGFDTGFSTPYLIANISPGPHLVSVSRPGYIPRETRILLVEDSTVQKDAEISFVLEGYPYGSLTITSDPPGGKIYLYGKETGAVTPYTFTHMRIGRYEVKVTGQDGSVTRDDLVVLPCREAAYNFTFS; this is encoded by the coding sequence ATGCATGGAATGAATGTAAATACGGGTCGTATCTGGCTGGTCCTGCTTGCGCTTCTCCTGCTCCCCGCTGCGGTTTCTGCCGACGAATATATCGGCGGCATCCCGCTCTCGACGGTGGAGAGCGGGACGGTATCGGGCGGGGTGTTCATTGACGCCTATCCTGGTTTCGCCACCGATGCCACAAAGACCTTCACGCTCCCTGCGGGGGCGACGGTGCGGTGGGCGCAGCTCTACGTCGTGGTCTATTGCGGCAATATGCGGGAGAACTATGATGGGAAAGTGACGGTCGCGGTCGATGGCGGTGGCGCCGGGAAGCGGGAGTACACCGAGAACCTCAATCTCCCGTACTCGTTTCCTGGCGAGGGGGGCACCGGGCCGGTCGCCCTGAACGACCACTGCAACCGCGTGACCAGCGACTACCTGATGTGGTACGACGTCGCCTCCCTCCTCTCGTCAGGAACGCTGAAGGTGCATGCCAGGACTACAAAGGTATCGCCCTCGTTTGACGGCCGGATCAAGGCGATCGTCCTGGTCGCTGCATATGATGACGGCGACGGCGACACCGTCTGTTACCGGGTGAACGCGGGGCATGACACCGATTCATACGAAGCCGACGATGCCGGGAAATCGTATGTCGGGGAGACGGAGTTTTCAACGAGCGAACTGGAGGACGGCTTTGAGACGGCCAGCCTCTCGGTGCTTTATCTTGCATCGGCCGATGCCGAATACCGGTTCAATGGGGATTCTCTTGACGGGAGCAAACCTTCTGGAGCGTATTTCGGAAAGAACACCTGGGAGGTCGGCGACAGCCTGCAGCCCGGGCAGGATGCCGCCCTCACCTACGACCGTCTGGATACCGAGACCTTCTATAAGGTGTTCTGCGCCGTCTTCTCGGTCAGGTACCCGGAGGAGGAGGCCGGATCGATCGCCGTCTCGTCCTCTCCCGCCGGTGCAACGGTGTATATCGACGACGAGGAGTCGGGTGTGACGAACACCACGATCACGGGAGTTGCAGTCGGGGATCATCAGGTCCGCGTGGAAAAAGAGGGTTACAAAACTCAGGACGAGCGCACGGTGGCGGCCAAAAAAGGATCCACGACAGAAGTTTCGTTTGCCCTGGCACCCCTGACCGGTTCGATCAGCGTGGCGTCGGAGCCCCATGGTGCGGCGATCCTGCTCGACGGCAGTAATACCGGTAAGACCACCGATGTTGTCATCGAAAATGTTCCTGTCGGGAGCCATACCATCACTCTGACGCTCTCCGGGTATGGCGCCTATTCCGCCGAGGTTGTGGTCGAGGAGGGATCGGTTGCTGAAGTGCAGGCCGTCCTTGCCCCGGGCGGGTCCTCGTCTGATTCCTCTGACGGGAAGGAGGACGCCGGCGGCAGCGGCTATGCCGGCGGTTCTCTCAGTGTGGTCAGGCATGTTTCGATCAATGGAAACCTGAGCATCACTTCAGTGAGCAATTATAGCGGCCTGATGGCGGCCGGGGATACGTGCCGCGCCGTCATGGATCCCGGTCTCCCCGCGGGGGCGACGGTGCGGGAGGCGCGGCTCTATCTCTTCAGCACGTGGGGCCATGACGAGGGCCAGAGGATCGGCAGCGAGGCGCAGATCGCTCTCCTGGTCAACGGCACGCAGGTCCAGGCGGGCACCAGGTACGGCGATCGGAAAGGGGAGGGACCGTATGACTACCCGGTCGAGACACTTGTCTATGACGTGACATCCCGTGTCGGCAGGGGGAACCTGACGGTGACGGCGGCGAACGCCGGAACCGGACGCACCACCTTTGCCCTTTACGGTTCTTGCCTGGTGCTGGCATACGAGGCGCCGGACGCCCCGGCCAGGGAGTACTGGATCGCCGAGGGTTCAGACGTTGTGCTCGCTGAAGAATCCGAGGCGGCGACAACCGCTCTCTTCCCCGACATTCCAGACCCTGCCGGGATCTCCGGCGCCCTCTTCACGGTGATGGGCACGGCGGCGACCGGTGAGGAGGGTCAGGCGAATGCTGTCGGGTTCAACGGCGGAGAGTGGAGAAATGTGCTCAGGGGCGGATCGTCTGAGATCAGCGCGGCAGCCCTCGATGTCCTTCCCTACCTGATGGGCGGGGACAATACCGCCGCCATACGCAGTGTCCCTGAGGGCGGAAAAGGAGATTATATCGAGAACAGACTTGCCATTCTGGTTATCACCCATTCTGTCGACGCCGATCCGGTCTCTTCTGTCCGGGCCGGAGAAACGGTGGCGGCAGAGGCCGGTACCGCTAAAACCACCACCCTTCAGGAGTCCGTGAGAGAAGAAACTCCAGAAGCGAACACTATTTCGTCCGGCAGTTGGTTCTCCTCTCTCTGGTCCTGGATCCTCTCCCTGTTCGGTATACATTCGGCCGCGGATCCCGGAGTCCCGATCGCCGACGCTTTCTCCACCTCCGAAGAGAACCCGGGAGCCCCTGTTACGACTCCAACCCCTATTCAGCCGGGCGATCTCCTCGTCGTCTCTGAGCCGGATGGTGCGCTAATCTCCCTTGATGGTGTCTATACCGGACGGACGACGCCCTTTGTGTTCTCATCTCTTCAGCCTGGAGATTACGCGGTCGGGCTTGAGCATGAGAACCACGCACCCTTCGAGGCGACGGTCGTCATGAGAGAGGACACTACGATCTCCGTCGATCTTTCTGGAGGGACGCACACACTCTCACCCGGTCTTTTCGAGACTCCCGGTGATGAGACCGGGAGCATATACGTGACCTCGAAACCCGACGGCGCCACGATCGTCCTCGACGGCCGGACGCTCTCGTACACCACGCCGCAGGTGATCTGCGGTCTCAAACCCGGCCTCCACACGGTGAAGATCAAAAACGGCAACGGGAACTTCCCGATCGACAGCATGAAGTGTTATGTTACGGCCGGTGCCGTGACCCCGGTGTCTTTTGTTCAGGACCAGGTAATGGTGAGATCGGTGACCGTTACCTCTGAGTCTTTCAAGGATCTGGAGTTCTCGATGAATGGCATGAGGCTGAACACCAGGATCCCGAAGAGGGTGGATGTACCCGGAATTTCGTCGTTTGCCGCTATCAGGAATGCGACGGGCTACTATTCCTTTATGATCTCGGACTTTCTTGACGATGGCGAGGAATGCAACCTCGGCGAACCCGCCCCGGCAACGGCAGGCGTCCTGGTCAGATCGGATCCTGCTGGTGCGGCGATCTTTATCGACGGCTTCGATACCGGGTTTTCCACGCCGTATCTTATCGCGAATATCTCTCCCGGGCCCCACCTGGTTTCTGTCTCCCGTCCCGGATATATCCCGCGGGAAACGCGTATCCTGCTCGTCGAAGATTCCACAGTCCAGAAAGACGCCGAAATATCCTTTGTGCTCGAAGGTTATCCGTACGGCTCGCTGACCATCACCAGCGATCCGCCCGGCGGGAAGATCTACCTGTACGGAAAGGAAACCGGGGCGGTGACACCCTATACCTTCACGCATATGCGAATCGGGAGGTACGAGGTGAAGGTGACCGGACAGGATGGTTCTGTAACCCGGGACGACCTCGTTGTGCTGCCGTGCAGGGAGGCGGCCTATAACTTCACCTTTTCTTGA
- a CDS encoding ABC transporter ATP-binding protein — MIPAIEVHGVWRRYPPAVEALRGVNLTVDRGEFVALVGRSGSGKSTLLNILGGLDRPDEGTVGIAGVEVDYADGNALVALRRQTLGFVFQDFNLLPSLTAEENVAFPLLFNYQGAGERARRASTLLEDVGLADRADHYPREMSGGEQQRVAIARALIADPPVILADEPTGNLDTRTSTGVIELLRQINRERGTTFLIVTHDPEVGAEADRTIEMRDGEVVA; from the coding sequence ATGATCCCGGCGATCGAGGTGCACGGTGTCTGGAGGCGCTATCCCCCGGCCGTGGAGGCGCTGCGCGGCGTGAACCTGACGGTCGACCGCGGGGAGTTCGTCGCTCTCGTCGGCAGGAGCGGGAGCGGGAAGAGCACGCTCCTCAACATCCTCGGGGGCCTGGACCGCCCGGACGAGGGCACGGTCGGGATCGCCGGGGTCGAGGTCGACTATGCCGACGGGAACGCCCTTGTTGCCCTCAGGAGGCAGACGCTCGGTTTCGTCTTCCAGGACTTCAACCTGCTCCCCTCGCTCACCGCAGAGGAGAACGTCGCTTTCCCCCTCCTCTTCAACTACCAGGGCGCGGGCGAGCGGGCCAGAAGGGCCAGTACCCTCCTCGAGGACGTCGGGCTCGCCGACCGGGCAGACCATTACCCGCGGGAGATGAGCGGCGGGGAACAGCAGCGGGTGGCGATCGCCCGGGCCCTCATCGCCGATCCCCCGGTGATCCTGGCAGACGAACCGACCGGGAACCTGGATACCAGGACGAGCACCGGGGTGATCGAACTCCTCCGCCAGATCAACCGGGAGCGCGGCACCACCTTCCTCATCGTCACCCATGACCCCGAGGTCGGGGCAGAGGCCGACCGGACGATCGAGATGCGCGACGGGGAGGTGGTGGCGTGA